From Stigmatopora argus isolate UIUO_Sarg chromosome 14, RoL_Sarg_1.0, whole genome shotgun sequence, the proteins below share one genomic window:
- the eif3d gene encoding eukaryotic translation initiation factor 3 subunit D isoform X1, producing MAKFHAPVIQDNPSGWGPCAVPDKFKDMPYQPFSKGDRLGKVADWTGATYQDKRYTNKYSSQFGGGSQYAYFHEEDETSFQLVDTAKMQKTAYQRNRMRFAQRNLRRDKDRRNLTQFNMQTLPKGAKQKERDRMRMQKKFQKQFGVRQKWDQKSQAQLKPRDSSVEVRSDWEVKEEMDFPRLMKMRYMEVADPLDIECCGALEYYDKAFDRVTTRNEKSLKSIKRIFHTVTTTDDPVIRKLAKTQGNVFATDAILATLMCCTRSVNSWDIIVQRVGNKLFFDKRDNSDFDLLTVSETANEPPQDEGNSFNSPRNLAMEATYINHNFSQQCLRMGGDRYKFPASNPFVEEDMDKSEVASVAYRYRHWKLGEDIDLIVRCEHDGVMTGANGEVSFINIKTLNEWDSRHCNGVDWRQKLDSQRGAVLATELKNNSYKLARWTCCAMLAGSEYLKLGYVSRYHVKDSARHVVLGTQQFKPNEFASQINLSMENAWGILRCVIDICRKLEEGKYLILKDPNKQVIRVYSLPDGTFSSDEEEEEEEEEEEEEEEDEEN from the exons ATGGCCAAGTTCCACGCGCCCGTGATCCAGGACAACCCGTCGGGATGGGGTCCCTGTGCCGTGCCGGATAAGTTCAAGGACATGCCATACCAACCCTTCAGTAAAGGAGACCGCCTGGGAAAG GTTGCCGACTGGACCGGGGCCACTTACCAGGACAAAAGATACACCA ATAAGTACTCCTCTCAGTTCGGAGGAGGCAGTCAGTACGCTTACTTCCACGAGGAGGACGAGACCAGCTTCCAGCTGGTGGACACGGCCAAGATGCAGAAGACGGCCTACCAGAGGAACCGCATGCGATTCGCTCAG AGGAACCTGCGGCGGGATAAGGACCGCCGCAACCTGACGCAGTTCAACATGCAGACGCTGCCGAAGGGCGCCAAGCAAAAGGAGAG GGATCGAATGCGCATGCAGAAGAAGTTCCAGAAGCAGTTTGGGGTCCGGCAGAAATGGGACCAGAAGTCTCAG GCTCAGCTGAAACCTCGGGATTCTTCAGTAGAGGTTCGCAGCGACTGGGAAGTCAAGGAGGAGATGGACTTCCCGCGCCTCATGAAGATGCGTTACATGGAAGTGGCCGACCCCTTGGACAT cgaGTGCTGTGGCGCTTTGGAGTACTACGACAAAGCCTTCGATCGCGTCACGACTCGCAACGAGAAGTCGCTGAAGAGCATCAAGAGGATCTTCCACACCGTCACCACCACCGACGACCCCGTCATCCGCAAG CTGGCCAAGACCCAGGGCAACGTCTTCGCCACGGACGCCATCCTGGCCACGCTGATGTGCTGCACCCGCTCCGTCAACTCGTGGGACATCATCGTGCAGCGGGTCGGGAACAAGCTCTTCTTCGACAAGCGCGACAACTCTGATTTTG ATCTACTGACCGTCAGCGAGACGGCCAACGAGCCGCCGCAGGATGAGGGCAACTCCTTCAACTCGCCACGGAACCTGGCCATGGAGGCCACCTACATCAACCATAACTTCAGCCAGCAGTGCTTGCGTATG GGTGGAGATCGTTACAAGTTCCCTGCCAGCAACCCATTTGTGGAGGAGGACATGGACAAGAGCGAGGTGGCGTCCGTCGCTTACAG GTACCGTCACTGGAAGCTGGGCGAAGACATCGACCTAATCGTCCGCTGCGAGCACGACGGCGTGATGACGGGCGCCAACGGGGAAGTGTCCTTCATTAACATCAAGACCCTCAACGAGTGGGACTCCAGG CATTGCAACGGCGTCGACTGGCGCCAGAAGCTGGACTCTCAGCGCGGTGCCGTCCTGGCCACCGAGCTGAAGAACAACAGCTACAAATTGGCCCGCTGGACCTGTTGTGCCATGCTGGCTGGTTCCGAGTACCTCAAGTTGGG CTACGTGTCCCGCTACCACGTGAAGGACTCGGCCCGCCACGTGGTTCTGGGCACCCAGCAGTTCAAGCCCAATGAGTTTGCCAGCCAGATCAACCTGAGCATGGAGAACGCTTGGGGCATCCTGCGCTGCGTTATCGACATTTGCCGCAAGCTGGAAGAGGGCAAGTACCTCATCCTCAAGGATCCTAACAAG CAAGTCATCCGCGTCTACAGCCTGCCCGACGGAACCTTTAGCTccgatgaagaggaggaggaagaggaggaagaggaggaagaggaggaagaag ATGAAGAGAACTAA
- the eif3d gene encoding eukaryotic translation initiation factor 3 subunit D isoform X2, giving the protein MAKFHAPVIQDNPSGWGPCAVPDKFKDMPYQPFSKGDRLGKVADWTGATYQDKRYTNKYSSQFGGGSQYAYFHEEDETSFQLVDTAKMQKTAYQRNRMRFAQRNLRRDKDRRNLTQFNMQTLPKGAKQKERDRMRMQKKFQKQFGVRQKWDQKSQLKPRDSSVEVRSDWEVKEEMDFPRLMKMRYMEVADPLDIECCGALEYYDKAFDRVTTRNEKSLKSIKRIFHTVTTTDDPVIRKLAKTQGNVFATDAILATLMCCTRSVNSWDIIVQRVGNKLFFDKRDNSDFDLLTVSETANEPPQDEGNSFNSPRNLAMEATYINHNFSQQCLRMGGDRYKFPASNPFVEEDMDKSEVASVAYRYRHWKLGEDIDLIVRCEHDGVMTGANGEVSFINIKTLNEWDSRHCNGVDWRQKLDSQRGAVLATELKNNSYKLARWTCCAMLAGSEYLKLGYVSRYHVKDSARHVVLGTQQFKPNEFASQINLSMENAWGILRCVIDICRKLEEGKYLILKDPNKQVIRVYSLPDGTFSSDEEEEEEEEEEEEEEEDEEN; this is encoded by the exons ATGGCCAAGTTCCACGCGCCCGTGATCCAGGACAACCCGTCGGGATGGGGTCCCTGTGCCGTGCCGGATAAGTTCAAGGACATGCCATACCAACCCTTCAGTAAAGGAGACCGCCTGGGAAAG GTTGCCGACTGGACCGGGGCCACTTACCAGGACAAAAGATACACCA ATAAGTACTCCTCTCAGTTCGGAGGAGGCAGTCAGTACGCTTACTTCCACGAGGAGGACGAGACCAGCTTCCAGCTGGTGGACACGGCCAAGATGCAGAAGACGGCCTACCAGAGGAACCGCATGCGATTCGCTCAG AGGAACCTGCGGCGGGATAAGGACCGCCGCAACCTGACGCAGTTCAACATGCAGACGCTGCCGAAGGGCGCCAAGCAAAAGGAGAG GGATCGAATGCGCATGCAGAAGAAGTTCCAGAAGCAGTTTGGGGTCCGGCAGAAATGGGACCAGAAGTCTCAG CTGAAACCTCGGGATTCTTCAGTAGAGGTTCGCAGCGACTGGGAAGTCAAGGAGGAGATGGACTTCCCGCGCCTCATGAAGATGCGTTACATGGAAGTGGCCGACCCCTTGGACAT cgaGTGCTGTGGCGCTTTGGAGTACTACGACAAAGCCTTCGATCGCGTCACGACTCGCAACGAGAAGTCGCTGAAGAGCATCAAGAGGATCTTCCACACCGTCACCACCACCGACGACCCCGTCATCCGCAAG CTGGCCAAGACCCAGGGCAACGTCTTCGCCACGGACGCCATCCTGGCCACGCTGATGTGCTGCACCCGCTCCGTCAACTCGTGGGACATCATCGTGCAGCGGGTCGGGAACAAGCTCTTCTTCGACAAGCGCGACAACTCTGATTTTG ATCTACTGACCGTCAGCGAGACGGCCAACGAGCCGCCGCAGGATGAGGGCAACTCCTTCAACTCGCCACGGAACCTGGCCATGGAGGCCACCTACATCAACCATAACTTCAGCCAGCAGTGCTTGCGTATG GGTGGAGATCGTTACAAGTTCCCTGCCAGCAACCCATTTGTGGAGGAGGACATGGACAAGAGCGAGGTGGCGTCCGTCGCTTACAG GTACCGTCACTGGAAGCTGGGCGAAGACATCGACCTAATCGTCCGCTGCGAGCACGACGGCGTGATGACGGGCGCCAACGGGGAAGTGTCCTTCATTAACATCAAGACCCTCAACGAGTGGGACTCCAGG CATTGCAACGGCGTCGACTGGCGCCAGAAGCTGGACTCTCAGCGCGGTGCCGTCCTGGCCACCGAGCTGAAGAACAACAGCTACAAATTGGCCCGCTGGACCTGTTGTGCCATGCTGGCTGGTTCCGAGTACCTCAAGTTGGG CTACGTGTCCCGCTACCACGTGAAGGACTCGGCCCGCCACGTGGTTCTGGGCACCCAGCAGTTCAAGCCCAATGAGTTTGCCAGCCAGATCAACCTGAGCATGGAGAACGCTTGGGGCATCCTGCGCTGCGTTATCGACATTTGCCGCAAGCTGGAAGAGGGCAAGTACCTCATCCTCAAGGATCCTAACAAG CAAGTCATCCGCGTCTACAGCCTGCCCGACGGAACCTTTAGCTccgatgaagaggaggaggaagaggaggaagaggaggaagaggaggaagaag ATGAAGAGAACTAA
- the LOC144088251 gene encoding ras-related protein Rab-40C, translating to MGSQGSPVKSYDYLLKFLLVGDSDVGKGEILDSLQDGSAESPYAYSSGIDYKTTTILLDGRRVKLELWDTSGQGRFCTIFRSYSRGAQGILLVYDITNRWSFDGIDRWIREIDEHAPGVPRILVGNRLHLAFKRQVPTEQARAYAEKNGMTFFEVSPLCNFNVIESFTELSRIVLMRHGMEKFWKPNRVFSLQDLCCRAIVSCTPVHLIDKLPLPVAIKSHLKSFSMANGMNAVMMHGRSYSLANPAGGSKGNSLKRSKSIRPPQSPPQNCTRSNCKIS from the exons ATGGGCAGCCAGGGCAGCCCGGTGAAAAGCTACGACTACCTGCTCAAGTTCCTGCTGGTGGGCGACAGCGACGTGGGCAAGGGCGAGATCCTGGACAGTCTGCAAGACGGCTCGGCCGAGTCACCCTACGCGTACAGCAGCG GCATCGACTATAAGACCACCACCATTCTTCTGGATGGCAGGAGAGTGAAGCTAGAGCTTTG GGACACGTCAGGACAAGGACGCTTCTGCACTATTTTCCGCTCGTATTCTCGCGGCGCTCAG GGCATCCTGCTAGTGTACGACATCACCAATCGCTGGTCATTCGACGGCATCGACAGGTGGATCCGAGAGATCGACGAG CACGCGCCCGGCGTGCCCCGGATCCTGGTGGGCAACCGCTTGCACCTGGCCTTCAAGCGGCAGGTGCCCACGGAGCAGGCGCGGGCCTACGCCGAGAAAAACGGCATGACCTTCTTCGAGGTGAGCCCGCTGTGCAACTTCAACGTCATCGAGTCCTTCACGGAGCTTTCGCGCATCGTGCTGATGCGGCACGGCATGGAGAAGTTCTGGAAGCCCAACCGAG TCTTCAGCCTGCAGGACCTATGCTGCCGGGCCATCGTGTCATGCACGCCGGTCCACCTGATCGACAAGCTGCCGCTTCCCGTGGCCATCAAGTCGCACCTCAAGTCTTTCTCCATGGCCAACGGCATGAACGCCGTCATGATGCACGGACGCTCGTACTCGCTGGCCAACCCGGCGGGCGGCTCCAAGGGCAACAGCCTCAAGCGCTCCAAGTCCATCCGGCCGCCGCAAAGCCCACCGCAGAACTGCACGCGCAGCAACTGCAAGATCTCCTAA
- the pigq gene encoding phosphatidylinositol N-acetylglucosaminyltransferase subunit Q isoform X1, translating into MVLKVFFPQCCNLAASGLLVGRWIPQHDSAVVLAVIHYPFIPFQVKEYIRQMGKESHVDLSILGSWSLPQDGEEDKDNFQEGLSAIFDMQRWLQVSRRVGQKGFVCRLLGEEKEAKKSEEKEEEEEDEEKVIFIHYEQRKVMLSEIHPIQNGVPESRDDSLSELRQVFHTVSNSGPLFFMDKYDDGPLKSTHWQSEGREGSIIVELFKQASVPLCALIRRLLAVWTWICTMRIFGLFPLPFLWSKLSSCVQLSYRTQHLKTLTDGTQAQFLRKANVFVSFLVDIGLGLFLASWLYRDRHISILADKLLPAADHVAKELEELLQWLMGAPAGLKMNRALDEVLGRFFLYHIHMWISYVHLLSPFVESILWYGGLSACLGLTFALSLLSDMVALLTFHIYCFYVYGARLYCLKIYGLASLWRLFRGKKWNVLRQRVDSCSYDLDQLFIGTLLFTILLFLLPTTALYYLVFTLLRLVIVLFQGVIHLSVDFINSFPLYAMGLRVCRPYRLAGMYLRQQNNVYVFRLHLVFGMCATFCSEGVRFRVLSEEPGTALHLLMEINPLKSGVVINTYRTPTYSCYPKDSWGALIKKLFVGELIYPWTYKSAKGHAAKAD; encoded by the exons ATGGTTCTGAAGGTGTTCTTCCCTCAGTGCTGCAACCTTGCAGCCAGTGGGCTGCTAGTCGGACGATGGATCCCTCAGCATGACTCGGCCGTCGTGCTGGCCGTCATCCATTACCCATTTATACCATTCCAAGTCAAAGAGTATATACGACAG ATGGGGAAGGAGAGCCACGTGGATTTGTCCATCTTGGGCTCGTGGAGTTTGCCCCAGGATGGTGAGGAAGACAAGGACAACTTCCAGGAGGGCCTGAGCGCAATCTTCGATATGCAGCGCTGGCTCCAGGTCAGCCGGCGCGTGGGCCAGAAAGGCTTCGTCTGCCGCCTCCTGGGAGAAGAAAAGGAGGCGAAGAAGAGCGAGgagaaggaagaagaagaagaagatgaggagaAGGTGATCTTCATCCACTACGAGCAAAGGAAAGTGATGTTGTCGGAGATTCATCCCATCCAGAACGGCGTTCCAGAGTCCCGAGATGATTCGCTGTCTGAGTTGAGACAG GTCTTCCACACGGTGTCCAATAGCGGGCCTCTGTTCTTCATGGACAAATACGACGACGGCCCCTTGAAGTCTACCCACTGGCAGTCGGAAGGCCGCGAGGGGAGCATCATCGTGGAGCTCTTCAAGCAGGCTTCCGTCCCACTTTGCGCGCTCATCAGACGGCTCTTGGCTGTGTGGACCTGGATCTGCACCATGAG GATTTTTGGACTTTTTCCGCTGCCCTTCCTCTGGTCTAAGTTGTCATCGTGCGTGCAGTTGAGCTACAGAACGCAACACCTCAAGACGCTAACAGATGGCACTCAAGCGCAATTCCTCAG AAAGGCCAATGTGTTTGTGTCGTTCCTGGTGGACATTGGCCTAGGTCTGTTTCTCGCTTCCTGGCTTTACAGGGACCGGCACATTAGCATCTTAGCCGACAAGCTACTGCCAGCTGCTgac CATGTTGCTAAGGAGCTGGAGGAACTTCTCCAGTGGCTGATGGGTGCCCCAGCCGGGCTAAAAATGAACCGGGCCCTGGATGAGGTGTTGGGGCGCTTCTTCCTCTACCACATCCACATGTGGATCA GTTACGTGCACCTGCTGTCCCCGTTCGTGGAGTCCATCTTGTGGTACGGCGGCCTGTCGGCGTGCTTGGGTTTGACCTTTGCACTGTCTCTGCTGTCCGACATGGTGGCGCTGCTCACCTTCCACATCTACTGCTTCTACGTCTACGGAGCCAG ATTGTATTGCTTGAAGATCTACGGCCTGGCTTCCCTGTGGAGGCTCTTCAGGGGCAAGAAGTGGAACGTGCTCAGACAAAGAGTTGACTCGTGTTCCTACGACCTTGACCAG CTCTTCATTGGTACTCTGCTCTTTACCATCCTGCTCTTCCTACTGCCTACGACAGCACTCTACTACTTGGTCTTCACActg CTGCGTCTGGTCATCGTGCTGTTCCAGGGCGTGATCCACCTCAGTGTGGATTTCATCAACTCTTTCCCACTCTACGCCATGGGACTTCGCGTGTGTCGTCCATACAGGCTCGCAG gtatgtatttacGTCAACAAAATAACGTCTATGTTTTCCGACTTCATCTGGTGTTTGGGATGTGCGCCACCTTCTGTTCAGAGGGCGTTAGATTCAGGGTGCTGAGTGAGGAGCCGGGAACTGCTCTCCACTTGCTGATGGAG ATAAACCCGTTGAAAAGCGGCGTGGTGATCAATACGTACCGCACGCCCACCTACAGCTGCTACCCCAAAGACTCGTGGGGAGCCCTCATCAAGAAGCTATTTGTCGGGGAGCTCATCTACCCGTGGACGTACAAGAGCGCCAAGGGCCATGCCGCCAAGGCCGACTGA
- the pigq gene encoding phosphatidylinositol N-acetylglucosaminyltransferase subunit Q isoform X2, which yields MVLKVFFPQCCNLAASGLLVGRWIPQHDSAVVLAVIHYPFIPFQVKEYIRQMGKESHVDLSILGSWSLPQDGEEDKDNFQEGLSAIFDMQRWLQVSRRVGQKGFVCRLLGEEKEAKKSEEKEEEEEDEEKVIFIHYEQRKVMLSEIHPIQNGVPESRDDSLSELRQVFHTVSNSGPLFFMDKYDDGPLKSTHWQSEGREGSIIVELFKQASVPLCALIRRLLAVWTWICTMRIFGLFPLPFLWSKLSSCVQLSYRTQHLKTLTDGTQAQFLRKANVFVSFLVDIGLGLFLASWLYRDRHISILADKLLPAADHVAKELEELLQWLMGAPAGLKMNRALDEVLGRFFLYHIHMWISYVHLLSPFVESILWYGGLSACLGLTFALSLLSDMVALLTFHIYCFYVYGARLYCLKIYGLASLWRLFRGKKWNVLRQRVDSCSYDLDQLFIGTLLFTILLFLLPTTALYYLVFTLLRLVIVLFQGVIHLSVDFINSFPLYAMGLRVCRPYRLAEGVRFRVLSEEPGTALHLLMEINPLKSGVVINTYRTPTYSCYPKDSWGALIKKLFVGELIYPWTYKSAKGHAAKAD from the exons ATGGTTCTGAAGGTGTTCTTCCCTCAGTGCTGCAACCTTGCAGCCAGTGGGCTGCTAGTCGGACGATGGATCCCTCAGCATGACTCGGCCGTCGTGCTGGCCGTCATCCATTACCCATTTATACCATTCCAAGTCAAAGAGTATATACGACAG ATGGGGAAGGAGAGCCACGTGGATTTGTCCATCTTGGGCTCGTGGAGTTTGCCCCAGGATGGTGAGGAAGACAAGGACAACTTCCAGGAGGGCCTGAGCGCAATCTTCGATATGCAGCGCTGGCTCCAGGTCAGCCGGCGCGTGGGCCAGAAAGGCTTCGTCTGCCGCCTCCTGGGAGAAGAAAAGGAGGCGAAGAAGAGCGAGgagaaggaagaagaagaagaagatgaggagaAGGTGATCTTCATCCACTACGAGCAAAGGAAAGTGATGTTGTCGGAGATTCATCCCATCCAGAACGGCGTTCCAGAGTCCCGAGATGATTCGCTGTCTGAGTTGAGACAG GTCTTCCACACGGTGTCCAATAGCGGGCCTCTGTTCTTCATGGACAAATACGACGACGGCCCCTTGAAGTCTACCCACTGGCAGTCGGAAGGCCGCGAGGGGAGCATCATCGTGGAGCTCTTCAAGCAGGCTTCCGTCCCACTTTGCGCGCTCATCAGACGGCTCTTGGCTGTGTGGACCTGGATCTGCACCATGAG GATTTTTGGACTTTTTCCGCTGCCCTTCCTCTGGTCTAAGTTGTCATCGTGCGTGCAGTTGAGCTACAGAACGCAACACCTCAAGACGCTAACAGATGGCACTCAAGCGCAATTCCTCAG AAAGGCCAATGTGTTTGTGTCGTTCCTGGTGGACATTGGCCTAGGTCTGTTTCTCGCTTCCTGGCTTTACAGGGACCGGCACATTAGCATCTTAGCCGACAAGCTACTGCCAGCTGCTgac CATGTTGCTAAGGAGCTGGAGGAACTTCTCCAGTGGCTGATGGGTGCCCCAGCCGGGCTAAAAATGAACCGGGCCCTGGATGAGGTGTTGGGGCGCTTCTTCCTCTACCACATCCACATGTGGATCA GTTACGTGCACCTGCTGTCCCCGTTCGTGGAGTCCATCTTGTGGTACGGCGGCCTGTCGGCGTGCTTGGGTTTGACCTTTGCACTGTCTCTGCTGTCCGACATGGTGGCGCTGCTCACCTTCCACATCTACTGCTTCTACGTCTACGGAGCCAG ATTGTATTGCTTGAAGATCTACGGCCTGGCTTCCCTGTGGAGGCTCTTCAGGGGCAAGAAGTGGAACGTGCTCAGACAAAGAGTTGACTCGTGTTCCTACGACCTTGACCAG CTCTTCATTGGTACTCTGCTCTTTACCATCCTGCTCTTCCTACTGCCTACGACAGCACTCTACTACTTGGTCTTCACActg CTGCGTCTGGTCATCGTGCTGTTCCAGGGCGTGATCCACCTCAGTGTGGATTTCATCAACTCTTTCCCACTCTACGCCATGGGACTTCGCGTGTGTCGTCCATACAGGCTCGCAG AGGGCGTTAGATTCAGGGTGCTGAGTGAGGAGCCGGGAACTGCTCTCCACTTGCTGATGGAG ATAAACCCGTTGAAAAGCGGCGTGGTGATCAATACGTACCGCACGCCCACCTACAGCTGCTACCCCAAAGACTCGTGGGGAGCCCTCATCAAGAAGCTATTTGTCGGGGAGCTCATCTACCCGTGGACGTACAAGAGCGCCAAGGGCCATGCCGCCAAGGCCGACTGA